One Burkholderia pyrrocinia DNA segment encodes these proteins:
- the gsiB gene encoding glutathione ABC transporter substrate-binding protein GsiB, producing MNKPYSFPMFRPRALLAASAGALALSAAVPAFAQQNVVVAVYSTFTTMDPYDANDTVSQAVVKSFYEGLFGFDRNMKLVNVLATSYTASPDAKVYTVKLRQGVKFHDGTDFNAAAVKANFDRVTDPANKLKRYGLFRVIEKTEVVDPTTVRFTLREPFSAFINTLAHPSAVMISPAALKKWGRDVSLHPVGTGPFEFVEWKQTDDMKVKKFAGYWKKGYPKIDAIDWKPVVDNNTRAALIKTGEADFAFTIPFEQANELKSNPKVDLIEAPSIIQRYISLNTRQKPFDNPKVREALNYAVNKDALAKVVFAGYATPQTGVAPMGVEYATKLGPWPYDPAKARALLKEAGYPNGFESTLWSAYNHTTAQKLIQFVQQQLAQVGVKVQVQALEAGERVARVESAQDPAKAPVRMYYSGWSASTGEANWALSPLLASESAPPKLYNTAYYKNGLVDDDLAQALSTTDRTKKATLYADAQKQIWADAPWIFLVQEKIVYARSKRLQGMYVMPDGSFNFDEISLR from the coding sequence GTTTACGACGATGGACCCGTACGACGCGAACGATACGGTGTCGCAGGCTGTCGTCAAGTCGTTCTACGAGGGCCTGTTCGGTTTCGACCGGAACATGAAGCTCGTCAACGTGCTCGCGACCAGCTATACGGCGTCGCCGGACGCGAAGGTGTACACGGTCAAACTGCGCCAGGGCGTGAAATTCCACGACGGCACCGATTTCAATGCCGCCGCGGTGAAGGCGAATTTCGACCGCGTGACCGATCCGGCGAACAAGCTGAAGCGGTACGGCCTGTTCCGGGTGATCGAGAAGACCGAAGTGGTCGATCCGACCACCGTGCGGTTCACGTTGCGCGAGCCGTTCTCGGCGTTCATCAACACGCTCGCGCATCCGTCCGCGGTGATGATTTCGCCGGCCGCGCTGAAGAAGTGGGGGCGCGACGTGTCGCTGCATCCGGTCGGCACCGGGCCGTTCGAGTTCGTCGAATGGAAGCAGACCGACGACATGAAGGTGAAGAAATTCGCCGGTTACTGGAAGAAGGGCTATCCGAAGATCGACGCGATCGACTGGAAGCCGGTGGTCGACAACAACACGCGCGCCGCGCTGATCAAGACCGGCGAAGCCGATTTCGCCTTCACGATTCCGTTCGAGCAGGCGAACGAACTGAAAAGCAATCCGAAGGTGGACCTGATCGAGGCGCCGTCGATCATCCAGCGCTACATTTCGCTGAACACGCGGCAAAAGCCGTTCGATAACCCGAAGGTGCGCGAAGCGCTGAACTACGCGGTCAACAAGGATGCGCTCGCGAAGGTCGTGTTCGCCGGTTACGCGACTCCGCAGACAGGGGTTGCGCCGATGGGCGTCGAATACGCGACGAAACTCGGGCCCTGGCCGTATGACCCGGCGAAGGCGCGCGCGTTGCTGAAGGAAGCCGGTTATCCGAACGGCTTCGAATCGACGCTATGGTCCGCCTACAATCACACGACGGCGCAGAAGCTGATCCAGTTCGTCCAGCAGCAGCTCGCGCAGGTCGGCGTGAAGGTGCAGGTGCAGGCGCTCGAGGCCGGCGAGCGGGTCGCCCGGGTGGAGAGTGCCCAGGATCCGGCGAAGGCGCCGGTGCGGATGTACTACAGCGGCTGGTCGGCGTCGACCGGCGAGGCGAACTGGGCGCTGTCGCCGCTGCTTGCTTCGGAATCGGCGCCGCCGAAGCTGTACAACACGGCGTACTACAAGAACGGTCTGGTCGACGACGACCTCGCGCAGGCGCTCTCCACGACCGATCGCACGAAGAAGGCCACCCTCTACGCGGATGCACAGAAGCAGATCTGGGCCGACGCGCCGTGGATCTTCCTCGTGCAGGAGAAGATCGTCTACGCACGCAGCAAGCGCCTGCAGGGCATGTACGTGATGCCGGACGGCTCGTTCAACTTCGACGAAATCTCGCTGAGATGA